One Channa argus isolate prfri chromosome 15, Channa argus male v1.0, whole genome shotgun sequence DNA segment encodes these proteins:
- the hlfa gene encoding HLF transcription factor, PAR bZIP family member a, producing MEKMARPLPINPSFLPPSHGVLKSLLENPLKLPFHHDEGFGKDKEKEKKLDDESSTANHPQSAFLGPTLWDKTLPYDGDNFQLEYMDLEEFLSENGIPANTAQSDQAPPATQPPQAPLQQAPPPAPPTPSVVDLSSRATTSVHTSMAPQTCLHSPSPAALPSARDTPSPIDPESIQVPVTYEPDPADLALSSVPGQEMFDPRKRKFSAEELKPQPMIKKARKVFIPEDLKDDKYWARRRKNNVAAKRSRDARRLKENQIAIRAGFLEKENAALRMEVADLRKELGRCKNILAKYEARHGPL from the exons ATGGAGAAAATGGCCAGACCTCTTCCTATAAATCCAAGTTTCCTGCCGCCGAGCCACGGCGTACTGAAATCCCTGCTGGAAAATCCTCTGAAGCTGCCTTTCCATCACGATGAAG GATTTGGGAAAgacaaggagaaagagaagaagttaGATGACGAGAGCAGCACAGCCAACCACCCACAGTCAGCCTTCCTTGGCCCGACCCTCTGGGACAAGACCCTGCCCTACGATGGAGACAACTTTCAGTTGGAGTATATGGACCTGGAGGAGTTCCTGTCAGAGAACGGCATCCCCGCAAACACAGCTCAGAGCGACCAGGCTCCACCAGCAACGCAGCCACCACAGGCACCTCTGCAGCAGGCTCCACCACCCGCCCCACCCACACCCTCTGTGGTGGACCTCAGCAGCCGTGCCACCACCTCAGTTCACACAAGCATGGCGCCTCAGACCTGCCTCCACAGCCCCAGCCCAGCAG CACTGCCCTCAGCCCGGGACACACCCAGCCCCATTGATCCAGAATCAATTCAGGTGCCTGTGACATACGAGCCTGACCCAGCAGACCTGGCCCTGTCCAGCGTGCCTGGCCAGGAAATGTTTGACCCCAGGAAACGTAAATTCTCTGCAGAGGAGCTGAAGCCACAGCCTATGATCAAGAAGGCTCGCAAGGTCTTCATTCCTGAGGACCTGAAG GACGATAAGTACTGGGCCCGACGCAGAAAGAACAACGTGGCAGCCAAGCGGTCACGGGATGCTCGGCGCCTGAAGGAGAACCAGATTGCCATCCGGGCCGGCTTCCTGGAGAAGGAGAATGCCGCTCTCCGCATGGAGGTAGCAGACTTGAGGAAGGAGCTGGGCCGCTGCAAAAACATTCTGGCTAAATATGAAGCACGACATGGGCCCCTGTGA